One Malaclemys terrapin pileata isolate rMalTer1 chromosome 21, rMalTer1.hap1, whole genome shotgun sequence DNA window includes the following coding sequences:
- the LOC128827122 gene encoding protein S100-A2-like: MAAPQTLQQALAVLVCTFQRYSKQEGDRFTLSRGELKELLEKELPSLGDVQVKEGAFEELMSILDANRDGEVDFQEYIRFVAVACTLCHEFFLDSPVVLPRGQ; the protein is encoded by the exons ATGGCCGCTCCGCAGACGCTGCAGCAGGCGCTGGCCGTGCTGGTTTGCACTTTCCAGCGCTATTCCAAACAGGAAGGCGACAGATTCACGCTCAGCAGAGGGGAGCtgaaggagctgctggagaaggaGCTGCCCAGCCTGGGAGAC GTCCAAGTGAAGGAAGGTGCCTTTGAGGAACTGATGAGCATCCTGGATGCTAACAGAGATGGGGAAGTTGACTTCCAGGAGTACATTCGCTTCGTGGCGGTGGCGTGCACCTTATGCCATGAGTTTTTCTTGGACTCCCCTGTCGTTCTGCCACGCGGACAATAA
- the LOC128827123 gene encoding protein S100-A2-like, with protein sequence MASPMEHALAVLVGTFHKYSGKEGDRYKLSKAEMKELLLTELPSFVGDQVDESGLKKLMGNLDANGDEELDFQEYAVFLALTAELCHEFFQECADERNRKI encoded by the exons ATGGCGTCTCCCATGGAACATGCCCTCGCGGTGCTGGTGGGCACCTTCCATAAGTATTCCGGCAAGGAGGGGGACAGGTACAAGCTCAGCAAGGCGGAGATGAAGGAGCTGCTCCTCACGGAGCTGCCCAGCTTTGTCGGG GACCAGGTGGACGAAAGTGGCCTGAAGAAGCTGATGGGGAATCTGGATGCCAATGGGGACGAGGAGCTGGATTTCCAGGAGTACGCGGTGTTCCTGGCTCTCACCGCCGAGCTGTGCCACGAGTTTTTCCAGGAGTGCGCCGACGAGAGGAACCGCAAGATCTGA
- the LOC128827307 gene encoding protein S100-A4-like: MRSHVTGCSESCRGRGFGWQGSESINSQFPLCTSISAPWLPAPALISVRARSRMAVPLEQALAVMVSTFHKYSAKQGDKFKLSKAELKELLTKELPSFQSKQMDDAEFQKIMSDLDVNKDNEVDFQEFACFLACVAMGFNDFFKDQRQKQLRKK; the protein is encoded by the exons ATGAGATCCCATGTTACTGGCTGTTCTGAAAGCTGCAGGGGTCGGGGAtttgggtggcagggctcggaaAGTATAAATAGCCAGTTCCCACTGTGCACCAGCATCTCTGCTCCTTGGCTGCCAGCCCCTGCACTGATCTCA GTTCGCGCGCGATCCAGGATGGCAGTTCCCCTGGAGCAGGCTCTGGCCGTGATGGTCTCGACCTTCCACAAGTACTCGGCGAAGCAAGGCGACAAATTCAAACTCAGCAAGGCCGAGCTTAAGGAGCTGCTGACCAAGGAGCTTCCGAGCTTCCAGAGC AAGCAAATGGACGACGCTGAATTTCAGAAGATCATGAGCGACCTGGATGTCAACAAGGACAACGAGGTGGATTTCCAGGAGTTCGCCTGCTTCTTAGCCTGCGTGGCCATGGGCTTCAATGACTTCTTCAAGGATCAGCGCCAGAAACAGCTGCGTAAGAAGTGA